CTTACCAGCATATGCCAGGGCGTTGTTAGGATCGTTCTGCAATACACGATCAAATTGTTCGTCGGCGCCGTCTAATTTAAATTGTTTGGCAAGAGCAATGCCCAGACCAACTGTAGCCTGCATGTCAGTGGGGTTGTTGACAAGTACTTCTCTAAAAGTACCTTCGGCTTCTACATATTTGCCTTGAGAGAGCAGTTTTTCGGCGGGCATGATGTCATGTTTGACACGCCCGGTGAGCACTTGACCGCTGTCTGGAGTACCAAAGATCGGTGGTTGGCTGCCCGGATTAGGGATACCAGGCACTTGAGCTAAATACTGAGCGTTAGATGGTGTCATCAACATCAATGCCCCAGCCAGAGCCAGTGTGCTTGATTTGCCAAGCGAAATCTTGATTGTCATGCGGTCGCCTCTCCTAAGAGTAATTCCTCTCAAAGGATACAGGTCTTGTCAGCCCAAAATAATAAGTTTGGGCGAGGCTTTTACAACTATTTGCCATTACCTTTGACAACAATCAATGCTACTTCTGGCGGTGCTAAAAATCTAATCGGTAGAGCCGTCATGCCAATACCGGCTGGCTCGGTCCTAAAGCCCAAAAACGCCTGTCCCAGGGGTTGTCCGCACAAAAACAAGTCAAGTGGTCTTTTGGGCGCTAAACAGCCACTGGTAATGATTGAGCAAGATCTGTAATCTCCGGTGTTTTGCCCCCAAGGGCTGATAGGGATAACGCCACTCCAAAGAAGCCGTCACAAATACGCTCATATCACGGGTGCTGTGCCCTCAGCAGCCAACCATTGAATTGTTTTGGGTCAGGGGTCATCGTGATTGCCAACGCATAGCGGGGGCAATTTTCTGAGCTGACTGGGGCTGTTTGACATTAAGTCGGCCTTAAATCTCGCGCGGGGCTTGTCGCTGTGCGCCCCGGGCGGTCTGGGATGCCTTGCGCGTGCCCCGTTTTGGGGCGGTGATATTGACCTCGTAGTACTCTTGTAGGGTTCAACCTGTATACAAAGCAGCGCTCAAGCCGGGTATTTCCCATTGGTTTCTTTTTGCGAATGGGCGGCGGGGCATAAAATACGGAATACCAAGCCCAAGTTCGGGGCTTCTAAAATCTTTTGCAATACATCTCCGTCTTGCAGACTATGATTGAGTCTGGCTCGAACTACTTAGCAAAGTATTTAGAACATCCCCGATTTTGTGATGCAATAAAAAATGACCTTCACCAGGGACCAGTTCCAGTATAGAACCTTTGATATTATCTGCCAGATAGAGGGCCGCAGATAAAGGGCAGATTGCGTCGAGCTCACCGTGATAAATATGGACGGGGATTTTGATTTCACTTAAGGCAAAGCCCCAGTGCTGAGCCACTGCCGCATAGTCATCAACGACACCATAACCGCCTTGTGCGACAGACTCAATGATAAATTTGCTACCCTGCGATGTTGATAATGCCTTGATGATAGTGCGATCTGGCGCAGACTGGACTTCTCTTTCTAATTCCATTTTGATCAAAGCCGGCGGCAGTTTGCCTGCACAGCAAAGCAAGGCTGCTAGTAGCCAGCGCCAGGCTTGAGGACAGGTCAAAAGTAGCCTGTCTGCCATTAGGCCCAGTGCCTTAACTGCCTCAGGGCTATCAAAAGTCATAGCACTGCCTATGGTGGCTACATTGGTTATACGCTGCGGTATCTGATAAGCACAGGTGAGCGCATAAGGACCACCCACCGACCAGCCCATTAGCGGCACTTTGTCAATTTGTAATTGATCAAGTAGCTCCACCACATCTTTTGCCCAGTCGGCCATAGTGCGACCTGCTTGGCGACTGCTCTGGCCAGTGCCAGGTCGATCTGGGGCTATGATATAGAGCCCAGCTCTGGCACAGTGCCCGTAAGCAAAGCGGATATCGAGTCTGCTACTCATACCACCATGGAAGTAGAGCACAGGCTTACCAGCAGGGTCGCCATAAAGTGCATAACCCAGCTGACGGCCATCAGTCAAAGTGATGACATGCTCACTTTGCCAGGGCGCAGTGCCTTGATGCATTGTTATGCCTTATCTTGAGTGTTAGATTGCTTTTGCTCAAGGACGGCATGTCCTGTGACATTTTGCTTTTTGACATGGCTCAAGATCCAGTCTACTGTCTTTTGTTTAAGATGGTTGACTGTCTGTCTGACCGGGCTCATACCAAGTACGTGGTAAACCTCATGCATGCGCGATAGCAAAAATCTTGTCTTAAGCACACAGTAGACTTTTATTTCTCTGGTGCCGGGCATCTCAGGTCTGTACTTGCTTTTGTGCCTGGCAAGATTTTTGAAGTTGTAGAGATAATTGGCTTTTTCGAAGCTGTACTGGAAGTGTGCCTTAAGCAATTTGCTGTGGTTGAATTCATCGTTGTCATCAACTTTAGCAAGTGGCGAGAGTCCCAGTGAGAGAAACTTTTTGCCCTCACTTTTAAACTTGTCCATAGCATCAAGAATGATAACGTCAACGAGACTATAAGAGCGCTCCAGATTGCTGCGCAATTGATTTGCTATGTAGCCCACAACTTCGCCGTTTTGATACATCGGATCAAAGATGACAAAGCCGCAGATTTTGTTCTCGAGCACTGCCACAAATTTGCGCACATCTACTTCGTCTACATAGACTATCGGTCTGACAATAAATTGCATGTCAGTGTTATTTACGACTTTTTCTTTGAGCCAGGCATCGGATACTTTTTTAAATGCCTTAAAGAGATACTCGTCGACGGTTTTGATCTCGATTATCTGTATGCCATCGCGCTTAGCGTTGTTGCGGGCCTGTCTCAGACCCTGTTTTTTATTACCGCTGAGAGTAAAAGTATCAAGATCGATAATTGTCTCTACCCCCAGCTCATTGGCGCAAAAGCCTCTGGCGTTAAGGATTTTGGCAGTCTCATGGCTGGCATGCAAAAAAATCGGGTCGTTTTTTTCTTGCAAAAATTGATCGATAAGTTGCTCTAAATTGCTGTCTGCACAAATAGGATCTGCCAGGACGCAGACCGAATGTGGGTCGGCGCTGAGTGGTACATAGGCGATGTAACCTAGATCCTCTCTCATAAAGTATTGCATGCCTGACTGCAGTGAAGAGTAAGCCAGACTGCCTTTGCCGTACTGTTTGAGTGAGGCAAATCTAAACTTAGAAGTGAGAGTGCGATTGCCGGTCAGTTTAAGGGCTGTCTGGAGTGACTCCTGCGAACATTTGATAGACGTCAATGTCTTGCCCAGACCGTTGCGAGTGATACTCAAGTCTTGAATGACTTTGAGGCTCTGGGTGAGGTTTTGAGGCTTATCTTTTTTGTCCATGACTACTCTCTCGTCTTTGTCAGCCAATT
Above is a window of Candidatus Obscuribacter sp. DNA encoding:
- a CDS encoding alpha/beta hydrolase; this translates as MHQGTAPWQSEHVITLTDGRQLGYALYGDPAGKPVLYFHGGMSSRLDIRFAYGHCARAGLYIIAPDRPGTGQSSRQAGRTMADWAKDVVELLDQLQIDKVPLMGWSVGGPYALTCAYQIPQRITNVATIGSAMTFDSPEAVKALGLMADRLLLTCPQAWRWLLAALLCCAGKLPPALIKMELEREVQSAPDRTIIKALSTSQGSKFIIESVAQGGYGVVDDYAAVAQHWGFALSEIKIPVHIYHGELDAICPLSAALYLADNIKGSILELVPGEGHFLLHHKIGDVLNTLLSSSSQTQS
- a CDS encoding DUF2156 domain-containing protein → MDKKDKPQNLTQSLKVIQDLSITRNGLGKTLTSIKCSQESLQTALKLTGNRTLTSKFRFASLKQYGKGSLAYSSLQSGMQYFMREDLGYIAYVPLSADPHSVCVLADPICADSNLEQLIDQFLQEKNDPIFLHASHETAKILNARGFCANELGVETIIDLDTFTLSGNKKQGLRQARNNAKRDGIQIIEIKTVDEYLFKAFKKVSDAWLKEKVVNNTDMQFIVRPIVYVDEVDVRKFVAVLENKICGFVIFDPMYQNGEVVGYIANQLRSNLERSYSLVDVIILDAMDKFKSEGKKFLSLGLSPLAKVDDNDEFNHSKLLKAHFQYSFEKANYLYNFKNLARHKSKYRPEMPGTREIKVYCVLKTRFLLSRMHEVYHVLGMSPVRQTVNHLKQKTVDWILSHVKKQNVTGHAVLEQKQSNTQDKA